In Streptantibioticus cattleyicolor NRRL 8057 = DSM 46488, a genomic segment contains:
- a CDS encoding NAD(P)/FAD-dependent oxidoreductase: MRCVAVVGASLAGLSAARSLRRRGYDGRLVVIGAEPHRPYDRSPLSKGFLAGTTEAAGLALEADGEELAAEWLLGTAAVGLDRRDRAVRLADGRRIRADKVVIATGAEPRTLPSPEPLAGVHVLRTLDDAVTLRQAMRRGGRLVVIGGGLIGLEVAATARALGLTVTVVEAAPAPLAGPLGPRMGSVVAALHADHGVRLLCGAGVRAVRGASRVEAVVLDDGRLLPADTVVVGIGARPCVQWLAGSGVALRGGVCCDAAGRTSVPDVVAVGDCAAWYDPATGRRRRDEYWSCARERSAVAVAALLPSGPPPPRRPPYFWSDQYGVRIRFAGDVAGADGVSVVEGDTGSRSFVAVYRRGERPVAVLAMDRARSFTRFCAELTADPAARTPEPAGSGA; encoded by the coding sequence GTGAGATGCGTGGCCGTGGTGGGTGCGTCGCTGGCCGGGCTGTCGGCCGCGCGCAGCCTGCGCCGGCGTGGGTACGACGGGCGGCTGGTGGTGATCGGCGCCGAGCCGCACCGTCCGTACGACCGCTCGCCGCTGTCCAAGGGGTTCCTGGCCGGCACCACCGAGGCGGCCGGGCTCGCGTTGGAGGCCGACGGTGAGGAGTTGGCGGCCGAGTGGCTGCTGGGCACCGCCGCCGTCGGCCTCGACCGCCGCGACCGGGCGGTGCGCCTGGCCGACGGCCGCCGCATCCGGGCCGACAAGGTGGTGATCGCCACCGGGGCCGAACCCCGTACCCTGCCCAGCCCGGAACCGCTGGCCGGGGTGCATGTGCTGCGTACCCTGGACGACGCGGTGACGTTGCGTCAGGCGATGCGGCGCGGCGGCCGGCTGGTGGTGATCGGTGGCGGGCTGATCGGGCTGGAGGTCGCCGCCACCGCCCGGGCGCTGGGGCTGACGGTGACCGTGGTGGAGGCGGCACCCGCCCCGCTGGCCGGGCCGCTGGGTCCGCGGATGGGTTCGGTGGTGGCCGCCCTCCACGCCGACCACGGGGTACGGCTGTTGTGCGGGGCGGGGGTGCGGGCGGTGCGCGGCGCCTCCCGGGTGGAGGCGGTGGTGCTCGACGACGGCCGGCTGCTGCCCGCCGACACCGTGGTGGTGGGGATCGGCGCCCGCCCCTGTGTGCAGTGGCTGGCCGGTTCCGGGGTGGCGCTGCGCGGCGGTGTCTGCTGTGACGCCGCCGGGCGCACCAGCGTGCCCGACGTGGTGGCGGTGGGCGACTGCGCCGCCTGGTACGACCCGGCGACCGGCCGTCGGCGGCGGGACGAGTACTGGTCGTGCGCCCGGGAGCGTTCCGCGGTGGCGGTGGCCGCGTTGCTGCCGTCCGGCCCGCCTCCGCCGCGCAGGCCGCCGTACTTCTGGTCCGACCAGTACGGGGTGCGGATCCGGTTCGCCGGGGACGTGGCCGGGGCGGACGGGGTGTCGGTGGTGGAGGGCGACACCGGCAGCCGCAGTTTCGTCGCCGTCTACCGGCGGGGCGAGCGGCCGGTCGCGGTGCTGGCGATGGACCGGGCGCGGTCGTTCACCCGGTTCTGCGCGGAGCTGACGGCTGACCCGGCGGCGCGGACCCCGGAACCGGCCGGAAGCGGCGCGTAG
- a CDS encoding IclR family transcriptional regulator, giving the protein MGNDTAPVDTGDRSAGGVQSVDRAISVLEILARRGEAGVSEVAGELAVHKSTAFRLLGALESRGLVEQAGERGKYRLGFGLVRLAGAVTARLDIAQQSRPVCERLAGQLGETVNLVVLRSHHVINLYEVRGPGTVAAHNWVGRLTPPHATAAGKVLLAQLTADHRARLLAAAGPRRLTPHTATAPAALERELSLVRTRGYAVTRDELEPGLNALAAPIRSRDGEVVAALSASGPGYRFTEERMHLLAPLLVDGADEIGHRLGHPG; this is encoded by the coding sequence ATGGGGAACGACACGGCGCCCGTGGACACCGGGGACCGGTCGGCGGGCGGCGTGCAGTCCGTCGACCGGGCCATCAGCGTGCTGGAGATCCTCGCCCGCCGCGGTGAGGCCGGGGTCAGCGAGGTCGCGGGGGAGCTGGCGGTGCACAAGTCGACCGCGTTCCGGCTGCTCGGCGCGTTGGAGAGCCGTGGTCTGGTGGAACAGGCGGGGGAACGCGGCAAGTACCGCCTCGGGTTCGGCCTGGTGCGGCTGGCCGGTGCCGTCACCGCCCGGCTCGACATCGCCCAGCAGAGCCGCCCGGTCTGCGAACGCCTCGCCGGACAACTCGGCGAGACCGTCAACCTCGTGGTGCTCCGTTCCCACCATGTGATCAACCTCTACGAGGTGCGCGGCCCCGGCACCGTGGCCGCGCACAACTGGGTGGGCCGGCTCACCCCGCCGCACGCCACGGCCGCCGGCAAGGTGCTCCTCGCCCAGCTCACCGCCGACCACCGGGCCCGGCTGCTCGCCGCCGCCGGACCGCGCCGGCTCACCCCGCACACCGCCACCGCCCCGGCGGCGCTCGAACGCGAACTCTCCCTCGTCCGCACCCGCGGCTACGCCGTCACCCGCGACGAACTCGAACCCGGGCTCAACGCCCTGGCCGCGCCGATCCGTTCCCGGGACGGAGAGGTGGTCGCCGCGCTCAGCGCCTCCGGACCCGGCTACCGGTTCACCGAGGAACGCATGCACCTGCTGGCACCGCTGCTGGTCGACGGCGCCGACGAGATCGGCCACCGGCTCGGCCACCCCGGCTGA
- a CDS encoding transglycosylase SLT domain-containing protein gives MPRHARARWTRSHKISAAGVVAVAGAASLAFAVAPGSAQPRQQAATVSTESIAWEAPATGAQLQHDGVARQSDQAGRRARDEQRAHRAAEARQRAADAAKAAEAAKAQAAQQQAAAAVQQRATAQPAVTRSALRVTTLAARTTTPAAAPVKATVYPDNLDGWIRQSLAVMAQRGIPGSYNGIKRNVMRESSGNPHAINLTDSNAAKGIPSKGLLQVIQPTFTAYHVTGTSWDIYDPVANITAACNYAAHRYGSIDNVNSAY, from the coding sequence ATGCCCAGACATGCCCGAGCCCGTTGGACGCGTTCGCACAAGATATCGGCGGCCGGCGTCGTCGCGGTCGCCGGAGCGGCCTCGCTCGCCTTCGCCGTCGCGCCGGGCTCCGCCCAGCCGCGGCAGCAGGCCGCCACCGTGTCCACCGAGTCGATCGCCTGGGAGGCCCCCGCCACCGGCGCCCAGCTCCAGCACGACGGCGTCGCCCGCCAGTCCGACCAGGCCGGCCGCCGCGCCAGGGACGAGCAGCGGGCGCACCGCGCGGCCGAGGCCCGGCAGCGGGCCGCCGACGCGGCCAAGGCCGCCGAGGCCGCCAAGGCCCAGGCCGCCCAGCAGCAGGCGGCGGCAGCCGTCCAGCAGCGCGCCACCGCCCAGCCCGCCGTCACCCGATCCGCGCTGCGGGTCACCACGCTGGCCGCCCGCACCACGACGCCGGCCGCCGCCCCGGTCAAGGCCACCGTCTACCCCGACAACCTCGACGGCTGGATCCGCCAGTCCCTCGCGGTCATGGCGCAGCGCGGAATTCCCGGCAGCTACAACGGGATCAAGCGCAACGTCATGCGGGAATCCAGCGGGAATCCGCACGCGATCAACCTGACCGACTCCAACGCGGCCAAGGGAATTCCCTCCAAGGGCCTGCTCCAGGTGATCCAGCCGACGTTCACCGCGTACCACGTCACGGGCACCTCGTGGGACATCTACGACCCGGTGGCCAACATCACCGCCGCGTGCAATTACGCCGCCCACCGTTACGGCTCGATCGACAACGTCAATTCGGCGTACTGA
- a CDS encoding L,D-transpeptidase family protein, translating to MPLLVLALLGVGALGTNALQSSPGGTDSVAAPSAAAAPGGPGGSAERPLRQRAPLSDPNLRPRQLPGIGPRTSAQIPADTRQALVVTGEGAGSWRSSATLWHRGDDGVWLQGPTWPAHNALRGWTDEHHEGDLHSPIGVFTLTAAGGLEPDPGTRLPYEQSSAFQAVGAGFEGEPLAGSFNYVIAIDYNRVPGTSPLDPRTPIGAGRGSGIWVHVDHQGPTHGCVALAGEHMVQLLRALDPADHPVIVMGDRASLQR from the coding sequence TTGCCGTTGCTGGTGCTGGCGTTGCTGGGGGTGGGGGCGCTGGGGACCAACGCGTTGCAGAGCAGTCCGGGGGGGACGGATTCCGTCGCGGCGCCGTCGGCCGCGGCGGCGCCCGGCGGCCCGGGCGGCTCCGCGGAGCGTCCGCTGCGCCAGCGCGCACCACTCTCCGACCCCAACCTGCGCCCCCGCCAACTGCCCGGCATCGGCCCCCGCACCAGCGCGCAGATCCCGGCGGACACCCGGCAGGCCCTGGTGGTGACCGGCGAGGGCGCCGGCTCCTGGCGCTCCAGCGCCACCCTGTGGCACCGCGGCGACGACGGCGTATGGCTCCAGGGCCCCACCTGGCCCGCCCACAACGCGCTGCGCGGCTGGACCGACGAACACCACGAGGGCGACCTGCACAGCCCCATCGGCGTCTTCACCCTCACCGCGGCCGGCGGCCTCGAACCCGACCCCGGCACCCGGCTGCCGTACGAGCAGTCCTCCGCGTTCCAGGCGGTCGGCGCCGGGTTCGAGGGCGAACCGCTCGCCGGTTCCTTCAACTACGTGATCGCCATCGACTACAACCGCGTCCCCGGCACCTCACCGCTCGACCCGCGCACCCCGATCGGCGCCGGACGCGGCTCCGGGATCTGGGTGCACGTCGACCACCAGGGGCCCACGCACGGCTGCGTCGCGCTCGCCGGCGAACACATGGTGCAACTGCTCAGGGCGCTCGACCCGGCCGACCACCCGGTGATCGTCATGGGCGACCGCGCGTCGCTCCAGCGGTGA
- a CDS encoding DUF5954 family protein — protein MTFSRGDVPEHLTIRITQASDPVSAVTEDDAWRALDAYPEVVVVGPVFGLAELPAHRDGCRHWRVIAAGEPSARSARRRLHAHLLRLAEDAAAPADRAAYAAAAEPLAGGAADEVAAGAHRFRVIRADAYARTGPDGPEPPRPTDPDGAPAGQGHRAPDRTAGFVIDPAAATGPSGGLLRLELLPLVHPPGRVHEDVRADADRALATHPGGVLLPTGFSVAEETGGRWRTLSCPGAGPQSARDHLARYVRALPGGSGGEYEAAARRLGAERCDEVRVCGRRFRVVRVEQLVRVGPDGPEPPRPSDAG, from the coding sequence ATGACCTTCAGCCGCGGCGACGTGCCCGAGCATCTGACGATCAGGATCACGCAGGCGAGCGACCCGGTCTCGGCCGTCACCGAGGACGACGCGTGGCGGGCGCTCGACGCCTACCCCGAGGTCGTCGTGGTCGGCCCGGTCTTCGGGCTGGCCGAACTCCCCGCCCACCGCGACGGCTGCCGCCACTGGCGGGTGATCGCGGCGGGCGAACCCTCCGCGCGCTCCGCCCGCCGCCGGCTCCACGCCCATCTGCTGCGGCTGGCCGAGGACGCCGCGGCCCCGGCCGACCGCGCGGCCTACGCGGCGGCGGCCGAGCCACTGGCCGGCGGCGCGGCCGACGAGGTCGCCGCCGGCGCCCACCGCTTCCGGGTCATCCGGGCCGACGCCTACGCCCGTACCGGCCCCGACGGCCCCGAACCGCCGCGTCCCACCGACCCCGACGGGGCCCCGGCGGGCCAGGGCCACCGGGCGCCCGACCGCACCGCCGGCTTCGTCATCGACCCGGCCGCCGCCACCGGACCCAGCGGCGGGCTGCTCCGGCTGGAACTGCTGCCGCTGGTCCACCCGCCCGGCCGCGTCCACGAGGACGTACGCGCCGACGCAGACCGGGCGCTGGCCACCCACCCCGGTGGCGTCCTGCTGCCCACCGGCTTCTCGGTGGCCGAGGAGACCGGCGGTCGGTGGCGGACGCTGAGCTGCCCCGGCGCCGGTCCGCAGAGCGCCCGCGACCACCTCGCCCGCTACGTACGGGCGCTGCCCGGCGGCTCGGGCGGCGAGTACGAGGCTGCGGCGCGCCGGCTGGGCGCCGAACGCTGCGACGAGGTACGGGTGTGTGGCCGCCGCTTCCGCGTCGTCCGGGTGGAGCAACTCGTCCGCGTGGGCCCCGACGGACCCGAGCCACCCCGCCCCAGTGACGCGGGTTGA
- a CDS encoding ATP-dependent DNA ligase: MRFVEVARTSREVAATSARSRKISLLSGLFRDAEPSEAPVVITYLAGRLPQRRIGVGWSTLSEPVPAAEEPRLAVLEVHLALGRIASVVGQGAQHERRRLVHELLAAATEEEQRFLVALIAGELRQGALDALAVEGLAAAVGVGAGDVRRAVMLRGSLGAVAEALLARGAEALTDFRLEVGRPVLPMLAHTARDVAEALDRLGPCAVEEKLDGIRVQVHRDGDLVRVYTRSLDEITDRLPEVVAEARALPGRQAVLDGEVIALGEDGRPRAFQETAGRVGSRLDVASAQAALPVFPVFFDLLYVDGRDLLELSTADRHAELAALVPVPLRVRRIVAEDPGSPADRAAAEEFTEATLARGHEGVVLKALDAPYSAGRRGASWLKVKPVHTLDLVVLAAEWGHGRRTGKLSNLHLGARRRNGTFAMLGKTFKGLTDAMLEWQTERLQELTVHDERWGVVVRPELVVEVAFDGVQRSPRYPEGVTLRFARVLRYREDKTPDQADTVETVLGLRAPAAPAP; the protein is encoded by the coding sequence ATGCGGTTCGTCGAGGTCGCTCGGACGTCCCGTGAGGTCGCGGCTACGAGTGCGCGCTCGCGGAAGATTTCGTTGTTGTCGGGTCTTTTCCGGGATGCGGAGCCGTCCGAGGCGCCGGTGGTGATCACGTATTTGGCCGGGCGGTTGCCGCAGCGGCGGATCGGGGTGGGCTGGAGCACGTTGTCGGAACCGGTGCCGGCGGCGGAGGAGCCGCGGCTCGCGGTGCTGGAGGTCCACCTGGCGTTGGGGCGGATCGCCTCGGTCGTCGGGCAGGGGGCCCAGCACGAGCGTCGGCGCCTGGTGCACGAGTTGCTGGCCGCGGCGACCGAGGAGGAGCAGCGGTTCCTCGTCGCGTTGATCGCCGGGGAGTTGCGGCAGGGCGCGCTCGACGCGCTCGCCGTCGAAGGGCTCGCCGCGGCCGTCGGGGTGGGGGCGGGCGATGTGCGGCGCGCGGTGATGCTGCGCGGTTCGCTCGGCGCGGTGGCCGAGGCGTTGCTGGCCCGGGGCGCCGAGGCGCTCACCGATTTCCGGCTGGAGGTCGGCCGCCCGGTGCTGCCGATGCTCGCGCACACCGCCCGGGACGTCGCCGAGGCCCTCGACCGGCTCGGCCCCTGCGCGGTGGAGGAGAAACTCGACGGCATCCGCGTCCAGGTGCACCGCGACGGGGACCTCGTACGCGTCTACACCCGTTCCCTGGACGAGATCACCGACCGGCTGCCGGAAGTGGTCGCCGAGGCCCGGGCGTTGCCGGGGCGGCAGGCCGTGCTCGACGGCGAGGTGATCGCGCTGGGCGAGGACGGGCGCCCCCGGGCGTTCCAGGAGACCGCCGGACGGGTCGGCTCCCGGCTCGACGTGGCCTCCGCCCAGGCCGCGCTCCCGGTCTTCCCGGTCTTCTTCGACCTGCTCTACGTCGACGGCCGCGACCTGCTGGAGCTGTCCACCGCCGATCGCCACGCCGAACTGGCCGCGCTGGTGCCGGTCCCGCTGCGGGTACGCCGCATCGTCGCCGAGGACCCGGGTTCCCCCGCGGACCGGGCCGCCGCCGAGGAGTTCACCGAGGCCACCCTGGCCCGCGGCCACGAGGGCGTGGTGCTCAAGGCGCTCGACGCCCCGTACAGCGCGGGCCGGCGCGGTGCCTCGTGGCTGAAGGTCAAGCCCGTGCACACCCTCGACCTGGTGGTGCTGGCCGCCGAGTGGGGACACGGACGGCGCACCGGCAAGCTGTCCAACCTCCACCTGGGCGCCCGCCGCCGCAACGGCACCTTCGCCATGCTCGGCAAGACGTTCAAGGGGCTCACCGACGCCATGCTGGAGTGGCAGACCGAGCGCCTGCAGGAGCTGACGGTGCACGACGAACGCTGGGGCGTCGTGGTCCGCCCCGAACTGGTGGTGGAGGTCGCCTTCGACGGCGTGCAGCGTTCCCCGCGCTACCCCGAGGGGGTCACCCTGCGGTTCGCCCGGGTGCTGCGCTACCGGGAGGACAAGACGCCCGACCAGGCCGACACCGTGGAGACCGTACTGGGGCTGCGCGCCCCGGCCGCGCCGGCCCCGTGA
- a CDS encoding DUF3040 domain-containing protein — MDGPGLSPGEQRSLHEIEEMLQEEAPGLDRRLRTLDPAGHRPAWRAVCRGEIAVALGTVALSLLIVGVRLASTAAVWAFAVLWVLTVAVTFGVVCRWAGERRAGTVRRPPPRGRGPA; from the coding sequence ATGGACGGTCCCGGACTCTCCCCCGGCGAACAGCGGTCACTCCACGAGATCGAGGAGATGCTCCAGGAAGAGGCCCCCGGCCTGGACCGGCGGCTGCGGACACTGGACCCGGCCGGCCACCGCCCGGCGTGGCGGGCGGTCTGCCGAGGTGAGATCGCCGTGGCCCTCGGCACGGTGGCGCTGTCGCTGCTCATCGTCGGCGTGCGGCTCGCCTCCACCGCCGCCGTCTGGGCCTTCGCGGTGCTGTGGGTGCTCACCGTCGCGGTCACCTTCGGGGTGGTCTGCCGGTGGGCCGGCGAGCGCCGCGCCGGAACCGTCCGCCGCCCCCCGCCGCGCGGCAGGGGCCCCGCCTGA
- a CDS encoding chaplin, producing the protein MKRILTSVAVAVAGCAVAVAGAGVASAHDHGRDKDRGHEECWGGHEDEGYGDRGCGREYHHHHHHDFREFRRFDHSGAEAQGAAVGSPGVLSGNTIQVPVNIPINLCGDTIDVIGLLNPAFGNVCVNK; encoded by the coding sequence ATGAAGAGAATCCTCACCTCCGTTGCCGTCGCCGTCGCCGGCTGTGCCGTCGCGGTCGCCGGCGCGGGTGTCGCCTCCGCCCACGACCACGGCCGGGACAAGGACCGTGGTCACGAAGAGTGCTGGGGCGGCCACGAGGACGAAGGGTACGGTGATCGCGGGTGCGGTCGTGAATACCATCACCACCACCATCACGACTTCCGCGAGTTCCGGCGCTTCGACCACAGCGGGGCGGAGGCGCAGGGCGCCGCGGTCGGCTCCCCCGGGGTGCTCTCGGGGAACACCATCCAGGTGCCGGTGAACATCCCGATCAACCTCTGCGGCGACACCATCGACGTGATCGGGTTGCTCAACCCGGCCTTCGGCAACGTGTGCGTCAACAAGTAG
- a CDS encoding thiolase family protein — protein MTLRDVYIVDAVRTPVGKYGGALSGVRPDDLAAHVVRALVARTPDLDPARVDDVVLGNANGAGEENRDVARMAVLLAGLPVTVPGSTVNRLCGSGMEAVIQAYRAVALGDASVVIAGGVESMSRAPWVLPKPERGFPAGHQEMYSTTLGWRMVNPAMPAEWTVSLGEGAELVADRHAITREAQDAFALASHHKAARAWRDGRYDAEVVPVDGTGLQRDETIRDDTSLEALAKLKPVFRKDGTVTAGNASPLNDGAAALLVTDAEGLRATGREPLARISASAVTGIEPHYFGLGPVEAVRRALAKAGRGFADLTTFELNEAFAAQALGCLAEWPDLDPATVNPRGGAIAIGHPLGASGARITGAVAHQLAAAGSGTGLAALCIGVGQGLAVVLER, from the coding sequence ATGACCCTCCGCGACGTATACATCGTCGACGCCGTACGCACCCCCGTCGGCAAGTACGGCGGCGCCCTGTCCGGGGTACGCCCCGACGACCTCGCCGCCCACGTGGTCCGCGCCCTCGTCGCCCGTACCCCCGACCTCGACCCGGCCCGCGTCGACGACGTGGTCCTCGGCAACGCCAACGGCGCGGGGGAGGAGAACCGGGACGTGGCCCGGATGGCCGTGCTGCTGGCCGGGCTGCCGGTCACGGTGCCCGGCAGCACCGTCAACCGGCTGTGCGGCTCGGGCATGGAGGCGGTCATCCAGGCGTACCGGGCGGTGGCGCTCGGCGACGCCTCCGTCGTGATCGCCGGCGGCGTCGAGTCGATGAGCCGCGCGCCGTGGGTGCTGCCCAAGCCGGAACGCGGCTTCCCCGCCGGCCACCAGGAGATGTACTCCACCACCCTCGGCTGGCGCATGGTCAACCCCGCCATGCCCGCCGAGTGGACCGTCTCCCTCGGCGAGGGCGCCGAACTCGTCGCCGACCGGCACGCCATCACCCGCGAGGCCCAGGACGCCTTCGCCCTCGCCAGCCACCACAAGGCCGCCCGCGCCTGGCGGGACGGCCGCTACGACGCCGAGGTCGTCCCCGTCGACGGCACCGGCCTCCAGCGCGACGAGACCATCCGCGACGACACCTCGCTGGAGGCGCTTGCCAAGCTCAAGCCGGTCTTCCGCAAGGACGGCACCGTCACCGCGGGCAACGCCTCGCCCCTCAACGACGGCGCCGCCGCGCTGCTCGTCACCGACGCGGAAGGGCTGCGCGCCACCGGCCGCGAACCGCTCGCCCGGATCAGCGCCTCGGCCGTCACCGGCATCGAACCCCATTACTTCGGCCTCGGCCCGGTGGAGGCGGTACGCCGCGCGCTCGCCAAGGCCGGCCGCGGCTTCGCCGACCTGACCACCTTCGAACTCAACGAGGCGTTCGCCGCGCAGGCGTTGGGGTGCCTGGCCGAATGGCCCGACCTCGACCCGGCCACGGTCAACCCGCGCGGCGGCGCCATCGCCATCGGCCACCCGCTCGGCGCCTCCGGTGCCCGCATCACCGGCGCCGTGGCCCACCAGCTCGCCGCCGCCGGATCCGGCACCGGCCTGGCCGCCCTGTGCATCGGCGTCGGCCAGGGCCTCGCCGTCGTCCTGGAACGGTAG
- a CDS encoding IclR family transcriptional regulator domain-containing protein: MSVPPPPPREAVGPLVRGVAVLRELAAAGGRSTAVELVRATGLARSTVDRVVSTLERVGHLRAEGREVVLTPRVMELGNAYLTASGLPDLLGPHADRLAGELDESVSLAVPDGERVRFVHQATRRRRMSLAFRIGDALPAERGAPGALFAADWSEEQWARHSADLAGGDVPPLPPAPPEATASFEARVRAARSAGWSEDDQLIEAGLIALAMPVRDAAGRQVCAVAVVSHTSRHSVASLRRAVLPRLRETVTAMERTLATAPPRDAGDAAGATTAGWTRATKRELGPGFVESLARGLAVLTVFGQGHAALPLTTLAEAAGLPRATARRALITFEHLGYVAHDGRLYRPTARLLELGYPQLSGVTLPRIAQPHLAALAARVHDSASMAVLDGDDIRYVARVPTVRIMTVNITVGTRFPAYATAMGRVLLAGLPAAERAARLGGTALPALTPHTVTDPARLATVLDRAANDGFALADEELEEGLRSIAVPVRDRAGRTVAAVNVSMHASRRGPGQAREELLPPLRETAARIEADLHVAARHAPVALE, translated from the coding sequence ATGTCCGTCCCCCCGCCGCCGCCCCGGGAGGCCGTCGGGCCGCTGGTCCGGGGGGTCGCCGTGCTGCGTGAGCTGGCGGCGGCCGGCGGGCGGAGCACGGCGGTGGAGCTGGTCCGCGCGACCGGGCTGGCGCGTTCCACCGTCGACCGGGTGGTGAGCACCCTGGAACGCGTCGGCCACCTGCGCGCCGAAGGGCGGGAGGTGGTGCTGACCCCGCGTGTGATGGAGCTGGGCAACGCCTATCTGACCGCCTCGGGCCTGCCCGATCTGCTCGGGCCGCACGCCGACCGGCTCGCCGGCGAGCTGGACGAGTCGGTCTCGCTGGCGGTGCCCGACGGCGAGCGGGTGCGCTTCGTCCACCAGGCCACCCGACGGCGCCGGATGTCGCTCGCCTTCCGGATCGGCGACGCGCTGCCGGCCGAACGCGGGGCGCCCGGCGCGCTCTTCGCCGCCGACTGGAGCGAGGAACAGTGGGCCCGCCACTCCGCCGACCTGGCCGGAGGCGACGTCCCCCCGCTGCCGCCCGCCCCGCCCGAGGCCACCGCCTCCTTCGAGGCCCGCGTCCGCGCCGCCCGTTCGGCCGGCTGGTCCGAGGACGACCAGCTGATCGAGGCCGGCCTGATCGCCCTGGCGATGCCGGTCCGGGACGCGGCCGGACGCCAGGTCTGCGCGGTCGCCGTGGTCAGCCACACCAGCCGGCACAGCGTGGCATCACTGCGCCGGGCCGTACTGCCCCGGCTGCGCGAGACGGTGACCGCGATGGAACGGACGCTCGCCACCGCCCCGCCCCGGGACGCCGGTGACGCGGCCGGTGCCACCACGGCGGGGTGGACCCGCGCCACCAAGCGGGAACTCGGCCCGGGGTTCGTCGAATCGCTCGCCCGGGGCCTGGCCGTGCTCACCGTCTTCGGCCAGGGCCACGCGGCGCTGCCGCTGACCACGCTGGCCGAGGCCGCCGGGCTGCCCCGGGCCACCGCCCGCCGCGCCCTGATCACCTTCGAGCACCTGGGGTACGTCGCCCACGACGGCCGGCTGTACCGCCCCACCGCCCGCCTGCTGGAACTCGGTTACCCCCAGCTGTCCGGGGTGACGCTGCCGCGGATCGCCCAGCCGCATCTGGCCGCGCTGGCCGCCCGGGTGCACGACTCGGCCTCCATGGCCGTGCTCGACGGCGACGACATCCGCTACGTCGCCCGGGTGCCCACGGTACGCATCATGACCGTCAACATCACCGTGGGCACCCGCTTCCCCGCCTACGCCACCGCCATGGGCCGGGTACTGCTGGCCGGTCTGCCCGCCGCCGAACGCGCCGCCCGGCTCGGCGGCACCGCGCTCCCGGCGCTCACCCCGCACACCGTCACCGACCCCGCCCGCCTCGCCACCGTCCTCGACCGCGCCGCGAACGACGGATTCGCCCTGGCGGACGAGGAGTTGGAGGAAGGACTACGGTCGATCGCGGTGCCGGTACGGGACCGGGCGGGACGCACCGTGGCCGCCGTCAACGTCTCCATGCACGCCAGCCGCCGCGGCCCCGGGCAGGCCCGCGAGGAACTGCTGCCGCCGCTGCGCGAGACGGCCGCCCGGATCGAGGCCGATCTCCACGTGGCCGCCCGGCACGCCCCCGTAGCGCTGGAGTGA
- a CDS encoding HAD family hydrolase produces the protein MTHEGAPGLAAVLFDMDGTLVDTEGVWWRAVEATAARLGHRLTEADVPGVLGRSVDDTADHLLKVTATPRPRAGLVAELGTRFTELVAEEVVPRPGAVALLDALRAEGVPLALVSASPRRVVDLVLRTLGADRFAVTVSADDTARTKPHPAPYLAAARLLGADPARCVAVEDTPTGVASAEAAGCPVLAVPSSVPVPTAPGRTVLPGLDAAGPALLRSLVTSAG, from the coding sequence GTGACGCACGAGGGGGCACCGGGGTTGGCGGCGGTGCTGTTCGACATGGACGGCACGCTGGTGGACACCGAGGGCGTGTGGTGGCGGGCGGTGGAGGCCACCGCGGCACGCCTGGGCCACCGGCTGACCGAGGCCGACGTCCCCGGCGTGCTCGGGCGTTCGGTGGACGACACCGCCGACCACCTGCTGAAGGTGACCGCCACCCCGCGTCCGCGCGCCGGGCTCGTGGCCGAACTCGGCACCAGGTTCACCGAGCTGGTGGCCGAGGAGGTGGTGCCCCGCCCCGGTGCCGTCGCGTTGCTGGACGCCCTGCGGGCCGAGGGGGTCCCGCTCGCCCTGGTCTCCGCCTCACCGCGACGCGTGGTCGACCTGGTGCTGCGCACGCTGGGCGCCGACCGGTTCGCCGTCACCGTCTCCGCCGACGACACCGCGCGCACCAAGCCGCATCCGGCGCCCTATCTCGCCGCCGCCCGGCTGCTCGGGGCGGACCCGGCCCGGTGCGTCGCCGTGGAGGACACCCCGACCGGGGTCGCCTCCGCCGAAGCGGCCGGCTGCCCGGTGCTCGCGGTCCCCTCCTCCGTCCCCGTCCCCACCGCACCCGGGCGCACGGTGCTGCCCGGGCTGGACGCGGCCGGCCCGGCGCTGCTGCGTTCCCTGGTGACGTCGGCCGGCTGA